One window of Vanessa atalanta chromosome 9, ilVanAtal1.2, whole genome shotgun sequence genomic DNA carries:
- the LOC125066545 gene encoding polycomb protein Sfmbt isoform X2, whose product MEGAEHMAGLIPLEPLPQLQHWQANFNDLQAGPIKHSAALVANSYEWKDELFGCDFLAAPVSLFKHAPLHEMWDNTFEGMKVEVKNSDCENFSEKLNDYFWVATVLKVKGYMGLLRYEGFGSDDSKDFWVNLCCSEVHPVGWCATRGKPLIPPRSIEDKYTDWKKFLVKQLTGARTLPANFYTKLNDSLVSRFSIGSIMEVVDKNRISQVKVASVCEIIGKRLHVKYYDSSPEDNGFWCHEDSPLIHPVGWAFRVGHPLDAPQSYCQRVAAGRYIPNDTTPEMFYKYPSDEPPLFSEGMKLEAIDPLNLSAVCAATVMQILNEGYMMIRIDCYPADASGADWFCYHQRSPCIFPVGFALSNNIPLVPPAGTSAEQFRWEEHLQGAGAAGRALFAARGHVVSHGFVAGMRLECADLMDPRLVCVATVARVVADLLKVHFDGWGSEYDQWLWAHSTDVYPVGWCRAVGHRLEGPLQPPPRAARRPPARAARRRRRLATKVSSQPPNTTEESSQNSDIGDTKSLSPPTSVSEVSADTELRPEEQTSCVKMEVDLEPQIAPVEERLEHVNQDKLSTPADVLQDCSEDVKQEAPETPLKSEDDKVIPRLVNTSVPLDILNSVDPENWTTVDVAKFLTVNDCQPYCVNFNHITGSMMLQLSKDEIIELLEMKVGPSLKIFDLIQQLKCKIKQPQCRLLGSFK is encoded by the exons ATGGAAGGAGCTGAGCATATGGCGGGTCTAATTCCCTTAGAACCATTGCCACAATTACAGCATTGGCAggcaaattttaatgatttacag gctGGCCCAATTAAGCATTCAGCAGCTTTAGTAGCTAACAGCTATGAATGGAAAGATGAACTGTTTGGCTGTGATTTTCTGGCAGCTCCAGTCAGCTTATTCAAGCATGCTCCTTTACATGAAATGTGGGATAATACATTTGAGGGCATGAAAGTGGAAGTAAAGAATTCGGATTGTGAAAATTTTTCTGAAAAATTGAATGATTACTTCTGGGTTGCAACAGTGTTAAag gtGAAAGGTTATATGGGCCTTTTGCGTTATGAAGGTTTTGGAAGTGATGATTCTAAAGACTTCTGGGTTAACCTTTGCTGTTCTGAAGTACACCCTGTAGGTTGGTGTGCGACCCGTGGTAAGCCCCTTATACCGCCACGCAGTATAGAGGATAAATATACTGATTGGAagaa atttctaGTGAAACAGCTTACTGGTGCACGAACATTGCCAGCAAATTTTTACACTAAGTTAAATGACAGTCTTGTATCAAGGTTTTCAATAGGATCAATAATGGAAGTCGtagataaaaatagaatttcacAAGTAAAG GTAGCAAGCGTTTGTGAAATAATTGGTAAGAGATTACATGTGAAATATTATGACAGCTCACCAGAAGACAATGGTTTCTGGTGTCACGAGGATTCACCTCTTATCCATCCAGTCGGCTGGGCGTTCAGAGTGGGCCATCCACTGGATGCACCTCAGAGTTATTGTCAGAGAGTCGCAGCCGGAAGATACATTCCTAACGATACTACTCCTGAAATGTTTTACAAGTATCCAAGTGATGAACCACCTTTATTTTCGGAAGGAATGAAGCTCGAAGCCATAGATCCTCTCAACTTATCGGCCGTATGCGCCGCAACTGTGATGCAAATTCTGAACGAGGGTTACATGATGATTAGGATAGATTGCTACCCAGCTGACGCTTCTGGTGCTGACTGGTTTTGCTATCACCAAAGGTCACCGTGTATCTTCCCTGTGGGATTCGCCCTTTCGAACAATATACCTCTCGTTCCTCCGGCTGG CACGTCGGCGGAGCAGTTCCGCTGGGAGGAGCACCTGCAGGGCGCGGGCGCGGCAGGGCGGGCGCTGTTCGCGGCGCGCGGACACGTAGTGTCGCACGGGTTCGTGGCCGGCATGCGCCTGGAGTGCGCCGACCTCATGGACCCGCGCCTCGTGTGCGTGGCCACCGTCGCGCGCGTCGTCGCCGATCTGCTCAAG GTGCACTTCGACGGGTGGGGCTCGGAGTACGACCAGTGGCTGTGGGCGCACAGCACGGACGTGTACCCCGTGGGCTGGTGCCGCGCCGTGGGGCACCGCCTGGAGGGCCCGCTGCagccgccgccgcgcgccgcgcgccgcccgcccgcgcgcgccgcccgccgccgccgccggctCG cgaCGAAAGTTTCTTCTCAACCTCCAAACACAACCGAAGAGAGTTCTCAAAATTCAGACATAGGAGACACAAAGAGTCTCTCACCGCCCACAAGTGTGTCCGAAGTATCAGCGGACACGGAACTAAGACCCGAGGAACAGACTTCTTGCGTTAAGATGGAAGTAGACCTGGAGCCTCAAATTGCACCGGTTGAAGAACGACTTGAACATGTTAACCAGGATAAATTG AGTACTCCTGCTGATGTTTTGCAAGATTGCTCTGAAGATGTAAAACAAGAAGCACCAGAGACACCATTGAAGAGTGAAGACGATAAAGTGATACCCAGACTAGTCAATACCAGTGTACCCCTAGACATACTAAATTCAGTTGACCCAGAAAACTGGACGACAGTCGACGTCGCCAAGTTCCTCACAGTCAATGACTGCCAACCATATTGTGTTAACTTCAACCATATAACAGGGTCCATGATGCTCCAACTATCAAAGGATGAAATAATAGAGCTCCTTGAAATGAAAGTAGGAccttctttgaaaatatttgaccTAATCCAACAATTAAAGTGTAAAATTAAGCAGCCTCAGTGTAGATTACTCGGTAGCTTCAAGTAA
- the LOC125066545 gene encoding polycomb protein Sfmbt isoform X1 → MALYNAGNDVSLNNTNDLSNDTHIYEDLSIIPLEKDGFAICELCGRVGRRGQFYPRNNKFCSLRCHASSTRRRYCNWRFKLMEGAEHMAGLIPLEPLPQLQHWQANFNDLQAGPIKHSAALVANSYEWKDELFGCDFLAAPVSLFKHAPLHEMWDNTFEGMKVEVKNSDCENFSEKLNDYFWVATVLKVKGYMGLLRYEGFGSDDSKDFWVNLCCSEVHPVGWCATRGKPLIPPRSIEDKYTDWKKFLVKQLTGARTLPANFYTKLNDSLVSRFSIGSIMEVVDKNRISQVKVASVCEIIGKRLHVKYYDSSPEDNGFWCHEDSPLIHPVGWAFRVGHPLDAPQSYCQRVAAGRYIPNDTTPEMFYKYPSDEPPLFSEGMKLEAIDPLNLSAVCAATVMQILNEGYMMIRIDCYPADASGADWFCYHQRSPCIFPVGFALSNNIPLVPPAGTSAEQFRWEEHLQGAGAAGRALFAARGHVVSHGFVAGMRLECADLMDPRLVCVATVARVVADLLKVHFDGWGSEYDQWLWAHSTDVYPVGWCRAVGHRLEGPLQPPPRAARRPPARAARRRRRLATKVSSQPPNTTEESSQNSDIGDTKSLSPPTSVSEVSADTELRPEEQTSCVKMEVDLEPQIAPVEERLEHVNQDKLSTPADVLQDCSEDVKQEAPETPLKSEDDKVIPRLVNTSVPLDILNSVDPENWTTVDVAKFLTVNDCQPYCVNFNHITGSMMLQLSKDEIIELLEMKVGPSLKIFDLIQQLKCKIKQPQCRLLGSFK, encoded by the exons cAATATGTGAATTGTGCGGACGTGTTGGTCGTCGAGGTCAATTTTATCCACGGAATAACAAATTTTGTTCACTGAGATGCCATGCAAGTAGTACAAGACGACGTTATTGTAATTGGAGGTTTAAGCTAATGGAAGGAGCTGAGCATATGGCGGGTCTAATTCCCTTAGAACCATTGCCACAATTACAGCATTGGCAggcaaattttaatgatttacag gctGGCCCAATTAAGCATTCAGCAGCTTTAGTAGCTAACAGCTATGAATGGAAAGATGAACTGTTTGGCTGTGATTTTCTGGCAGCTCCAGTCAGCTTATTCAAGCATGCTCCTTTACATGAAATGTGGGATAATACATTTGAGGGCATGAAAGTGGAAGTAAAGAATTCGGATTGTGAAAATTTTTCTGAAAAATTGAATGATTACTTCTGGGTTGCAACAGTGTTAAag gtGAAAGGTTATATGGGCCTTTTGCGTTATGAAGGTTTTGGAAGTGATGATTCTAAAGACTTCTGGGTTAACCTTTGCTGTTCTGAAGTACACCCTGTAGGTTGGTGTGCGACCCGTGGTAAGCCCCTTATACCGCCACGCAGTATAGAGGATAAATATACTGATTGGAagaa atttctaGTGAAACAGCTTACTGGTGCACGAACATTGCCAGCAAATTTTTACACTAAGTTAAATGACAGTCTTGTATCAAGGTTTTCAATAGGATCAATAATGGAAGTCGtagataaaaatagaatttcacAAGTAAAG GTAGCAAGCGTTTGTGAAATAATTGGTAAGAGATTACATGTGAAATATTATGACAGCTCACCAGAAGACAATGGTTTCTGGTGTCACGAGGATTCACCTCTTATCCATCCAGTCGGCTGGGCGTTCAGAGTGGGCCATCCACTGGATGCACCTCAGAGTTATTGTCAGAGAGTCGCAGCCGGAAGATACATTCCTAACGATACTACTCCTGAAATGTTTTACAAGTATCCAAGTGATGAACCACCTTTATTTTCGGAAGGAATGAAGCTCGAAGCCATAGATCCTCTCAACTTATCGGCCGTATGCGCCGCAACTGTGATGCAAATTCTGAACGAGGGTTACATGATGATTAGGATAGATTGCTACCCAGCTGACGCTTCTGGTGCTGACTGGTTTTGCTATCACCAAAGGTCACCGTGTATCTTCCCTGTGGGATTCGCCCTTTCGAACAATATACCTCTCGTTCCTCCGGCTGG CACGTCGGCGGAGCAGTTCCGCTGGGAGGAGCACCTGCAGGGCGCGGGCGCGGCAGGGCGGGCGCTGTTCGCGGCGCGCGGACACGTAGTGTCGCACGGGTTCGTGGCCGGCATGCGCCTGGAGTGCGCCGACCTCATGGACCCGCGCCTCGTGTGCGTGGCCACCGTCGCGCGCGTCGTCGCCGATCTGCTCAAG GTGCACTTCGACGGGTGGGGCTCGGAGTACGACCAGTGGCTGTGGGCGCACAGCACGGACGTGTACCCCGTGGGCTGGTGCCGCGCCGTGGGGCACCGCCTGGAGGGCCCGCTGCagccgccgccgcgcgccgcgcgccgcccgcccgcgcgcgccgcccgccgccgccgccggctCG cgaCGAAAGTTTCTTCTCAACCTCCAAACACAACCGAAGAGAGTTCTCAAAATTCAGACATAGGAGACACAAAGAGTCTCTCACCGCCCACAAGTGTGTCCGAAGTATCAGCGGACACGGAACTAAGACCCGAGGAACAGACTTCTTGCGTTAAGATGGAAGTAGACCTGGAGCCTCAAATTGCACCGGTTGAAGAACGACTTGAACATGTTAACCAGGATAAATTG AGTACTCCTGCTGATGTTTTGCAAGATTGCTCTGAAGATGTAAAACAAGAAGCACCAGAGACACCATTGAAGAGTGAAGACGATAAAGTGATACCCAGACTAGTCAATACCAGTGTACCCCTAGACATACTAAATTCAGTTGACCCAGAAAACTGGACGACAGTCGACGTCGCCAAGTTCCTCACAGTCAATGACTGCCAACCATATTGTGTTAACTTCAACCATATAACAGGGTCCATGATGCTCCAACTATCAAAGGATGAAATAATAGAGCTCCTTGAAATGAAAGTAGGAccttctttgaaaatatttgaccTAATCCAACAATTAAAGTGTAAAATTAAGCAGCCTCAGTGTAGATTACTCGGTAGCTTCAAGTAA